Part of the Flagellimonas eckloniae genome, TTGAATCAAAATGCTCGTAGGTAAAATTGTAGCCAATTTTCCTATTGGGGTCAAAACTGCTCACATAAATGTAATCGCTTCCGTTCAGCTGATTGAATATATTGCTGGTAACCCTATCTTTCCTTCCTTTTTTAAAGTATTCGTATTCAAATTCATTAAAACCAATACTAGCATGCGGCACAATGAACATTCCCATCATAAATATGAGGATGGCCACAAAGGTCGCACCGATAAAATAAGGTCTTAGAAAACGGGTGTATGATACGCCCGAACTTAAAATGGCAACTATTTCAGTATTACTGGCCAGTTTGGAGGTGAAAAAGATAATGGATAAGAACAAAAATATAGGAAGTAACAAGTTTCCGATTACCAAAGTAAAGTTCCCATAAAACACAATGACCTCGCTCAAAGGGGCTTCATTATCTATAATCTTTCCTATTTTTTCCGCCAAATTGGCCATGATTCCAATAGGCACAAATAGTAATAGCATTCCTAAAAAGGTAACCAGATAACGCTTAAGAATATATTTATCAAGTATGGTAAGCATTACAATCTTTTATCCATTTGTTGTACCATATTAGTTTTCCATTCCTGAAAATCCCCAGCTAAAATACGCTCTCTTGCCGTACGTACCAACCACAGGTAAAAACCAAGGTTGTGAATGGTAGCAATTTGCTTGCCCAAATATTCATTTGCAGCAAACAAATGTCTCAAATATGCTTTTGAGTATTCGGTATCCACAAATGTGATGCCCATTTCATCAATAGGTGAAAAATCTGCCTCCCATTTTTTGTTTTTAATGTTGATGGTACCGTGAGCGGTAAACAACATTCCATTTCGTGCATTGCGAGTAGGCATAACACAGTCGAACATATCAACACCAAGGGCAATATTTTCCAAAATGTTTATGGGTGTCCCAACACCCATTAGATATCTTGGTTTATCTTCTGGTAGAATGTCACAGACAATTTCGGCCATCTCATACATTTCCTCCGCAGGTTCCCCAACGGAAAGCCCTCCAATTGCGTTTCCTTCTGCCCCAACGGATGCAATATATTCCGCCGACTGCTTTCGCAAATCTTTGTATGTTGAGCCTTGTACAATTGGAAAAAAACTCTGGGAATATCCATATTTAAATGGAAGCTTTTCCAAATGGGAAATACATCTATCCAACCATCTATGGGTCATGTGCATAGATCTTTTGGCATAGTTGTACTCGCATGGATAAGGCGTACATTCATCAAAAGCCATAATAATATCTGCTCCAATGACACGCTGAATTTCCATCACATTTTCTGGAGTAAAAAAATGACTTGATCCGTCAATATGGGATTTAAAGTTTACTCCTTCTTCTTTTATTTTTCTATTACCTGACAAGGAATACACTTGATACCCTCCACTATCAGTTAAAATATTTCTATCCCAACCCATAAACTTATGCAGTCCGCCAGCTTGCTCCAAAATTTCAATTCCCGGACGTAAATACAAATGATATGTATTTCCGAGTATAACATCTGGGTTTATTTCATCCTTTAATTCACGTTGATGCACTCCCTTTACAGATGCTACAGTACCCACTGGCATAAAAATGGGTGTCTGTATGGTACCATGGTCTGTAGACAATTCTCCAGCCCTTGCTTTGCTCTTACTATCCTTTTGTTTTAGGGTAAATTCCAATACTTAATTTTAAAACCGCAAATATAGCCATCTCATTTCCACAAAGCCTTAACAAAAAAATAAAGTTTACTTACGAAAAGTGTTTCGTAAAATAATGAGTAAGTGCTTGTTTAACAAAGTGAATGCGGTTACTTTTGAAGCCTTAAAATCAATACAATGCCAAACGCTCAAGAATTACAGGATTTAGTGACCCAAGTACGAAGGGACATTTTAAGAATGGTGCACAAAGTAAATTCAGGGCATCCAGGAGGTTCTCTTGGTTGTACCGAATTTTTTGTTGCACTGTACAATGAAATTATGGAGTTAAAAGATGGTTTTGATATGGATGGAAAAGACGAAGACCTTTTCTTTCTTTCCAATGGTCATATCTCCCCTGTTTTTTATAGTGTTTTGGCAAGAAGAGGATACTTTCCCGTTGAGGAATTAAACACTTTTAGGTTAATAAATTCTCGTTTGCAAGGTCATCCCACAACACATGAAGGTCTTCCTGGGGTTCGCATTGCATCTGGTTCATTGGGTCAAGGTATGTCGGTAGCTATTGGTGCCGCTTTAGCTAAAAAGCTGAATGGAGACAATCATTTAATTTATAGCCTACACGGTGATGGAGAATTGCAGGAAGGGCAAAATTGGGAAGCCATTATGTATGCCGCCGGAAATAAGGTAGACAATTATATTGCCACTATCGATTTAAATGGACAACAAATAGATGGATCAACAGATGATGTGTTGCCATTGGGCAACGTTGCCGAAAAGTTTAGGGTTTTTGGATGGGATGTTTTGGAAATTGAAAACGGTAATGATTTAAAGCAAGTCATAGAAGGCTTAAATGAGGCAAAAAGTAGAACAGGAAAAGGAAAACCTGTTTGTATAATAATGACCACTATGATGGGTAATGGAGTTGATTTTATGATGCATACCCATGCTTGGCACGGTAAAGCTCCCAACGACGAACAATTGGAAACGGCATTGGCTCAAAACCCTGAAACTGTAGGCGATTATTAATTCTGAAGAAAACTATCATGACAAAATATACTGATCAAGGAAAAAACGATACACGAAGCGGATTTGGAGCTGGAATGACGGAATTAGGAAGAACAAATCCCAATGTGGTTGCCCTTTGTGCCGACTTGGTAGGTTCTTTAAAGATTCAAACCTTTATTGATGAAAATCCAGAACGCTTTTTTCAAATTGGAATAGCAGAAGCCAACATGATGGGAATAGCCGCTGGTCTGACCATTGGTGGAAAAATTCCATTTACAGGAACATTTGCCAACTTTTCAACAGGAAGAGTCTACGATCAAATTCGCCAATCCATCGCATATTCTGATAAAAATGTGAAAATATGTGCTTCGCATGCTGGGATAACCTTAGGTGAAGATGGGGCAACGCACCAAATATTGGAAGACATTGGACTAATGAAAATGTTGCCTGGAATGACGGTTATCAATCCTTGTGATTTTAACCAGACTAAAGCAGCAACTCTGGCCATAGCAGAGCATGATGGACCCGTTTACCTACGTTTTGGTAGACCAAAAGTGGCAAACTTTACGCCAGCAGATCAAAAGTTTGAAATTGGGAAAGCACTGATGCTCAATGAAGGTACGGATGTAACTATTATTGCAACAGGCCACTTGGTTTGGCAATCGCTACTAGCCGCAGAAAATTTGGAAAATCAAGGGATTTCAGCAGAAGTGATCAATATACACACCATTAAGCCTCTTGATGACAAGGCTATTTTGGACTCAGTAAAAAAGACCGGTTGTGTGGTTACCGCTGAAGAACACAATTTTCTTGGTGGTCTTGGGGAAAGTGTCTCCCGCGTATTGGCTACCCATTATCCTACTCCCCAAGAATTTGTGGCAACACAGGATACTTTTGGTGAAAGTGGAACACCGGAACAACTTATGGATAAATATGGCCTGAACAATAAAGCCATTGAAGCAGCCGTTTTAAAAGTGTTGAAACGAAAATAATTTTTTCGGTATCATCTTTGATATTCTTCAATCTTTTAAAACGAAACACTTATGAAAAAAACATTTCTAGTTGCAGTGTTGACCTTAATGGGGTCTGCTGTATTTGCACAAAGCGGTTCAGGATTTGGTATTAAAGCCGGACTTAGCTACAACAAAAACGGTGATTTAATTGGCTCTGTTGGTGATGCAGGACAAAACATTGTTGAAGGCGCCGAAGGTAAAGCCGGATATCATGTAGGTTTTTGGGGAAAACTGGATTTTCCAAAAATCTATCTTCGTCCAGAACTTGTATACTCTAAAACAAAGAGTAGCTATAATGTTGACGGAGCTTCCAATGATTATGATATTTCAAAAATAGATCTTCCAGTGCTATTGGGTTATAAGCTTATAGGCCCTTTACATGTTTTTGCAGGTCCTGCCTTTCAATACACCCTTAAAAACGATTTAGGAGATTTGGAAGTTGAAGATGTTGAAAATGATTTTTCAGTTGGCCTTAATGTTGGCGTCGGGGTTAATCTAGGTAAAATTGGAGTCGATGTTCGCTATGAACGAGGTTTCTCCGAAAATGAAGCTGAATTTATTGGAAATAACATTACTGATATTTCAGGTAGAGTTGATTCTAGACCATCCCAAGTTATTTTTGCACTTTCCTTGAAGTTATAAGAAACGATATTTATATAAAAATAAAAAGCCCGCTTAAAGCAGGCTTTTTTTAGTTTGTATCCGGATCCAAATAATCCGGGGTGCCATCCCCATCCGCATCTGGGTATGGTAAGATTATATTTCCATCATCGTCTGTAATTTCATCATTGGTAGAAACCCCATCGCCATCATCATCACCATCCTGAAAGTTTGGTACTGAAAAACCAAAATTATTTAGTTCATCCTCTTCATCGGTATCATCATTGTTCAAATTACCGTCCCCATTTAAATCTTCCAATATAGACGGAACTCCATCATTGTCATTATCGGTATTTTCAATAAAAGCACCTATTTCAACCTCAAAAAGTAAAATAGAGTATGCAGATATTAGCGTAGATGGAGAACTGTTAAAGTATGCAAGTCCAGATGGTAGGATAAACATACCTATACCACTGTTGGCAATCGATATGGTTCCATCTCCATTTTCCACTATTTGGTCTTCTGTACCCGCATGAAAATTGGAGATTCCCTGTGCGTAGCCCCTTATGGTAAATGGAAGTTCTTGCCAAGAGAAAGTTTGGTTCTCATCAAACAGAGTACCATCCAACAAAGTACCACGATATCTCAATAAGGTAGAATCGGCATAAGTTGGGCTACCTCCACCGCCTACTCTTGCTTCCAAATAATAATAGGTGTGTTCAACGTTTTCTTCCCCATCGTCCAAACCAAAAGCATCTGAAGACACATTAACAGATGCAGACTTAAGTTCATCCCTGTCAATT contains:
- a CDS encoding LptF/LptG family permease; protein product: MLTILDKYILKRYLVTFLGMLLLFVPIGIMANLAEKIGKIIDNEAPLSEVIVFYGNFTLVIGNLLLPIFLFLSIIFFTSKLASNTEIVAILSSGVSYTRFLRPYFIGATFVAILIFMMGMFIVPHASIGFNEFEYEYFKKGRKDRVTSNIFNQLNGSDYIYVSSFDPNRKIGYNFTYEHFDSIKKLDYKISATNIRWIEKDSIYRLTNYEKRRLKNDVEIIQTKRRLDTLFTFKIEDLTPVSYVAETKNLFELDKFIEDQKQKGASNINAYILVKYKRWALPIAAFILTIIAVAVSSVKRRGGMGLNLAFGIGVAFIYIFFDKVFGTLAEQSGFSPLLAVVIPNLIFGTFAVYMLIKAKR
- the tgt gene encoding tRNA guanosine(34) transglycosylase Tgt; its protein translation is MEFTLKQKDSKSKARAGELSTDHGTIQTPIFMPVGTVASVKGVHQRELKDEINPDVILGNTYHLYLRPGIEILEQAGGLHKFMGWDRNILTDSGGYQVYSLSGNRKIKEEGVNFKSHIDGSSHFFTPENVMEIQRVIGADIIMAFDECTPYPCEYNYAKRSMHMTHRWLDRCISHLEKLPFKYGYSQSFFPIVQGSTYKDLRKQSAEYIASVGAEGNAIGGLSVGEPAEEMYEMAEIVCDILPEDKPRYLMGVGTPINILENIALGVDMFDCVMPTRNARNGMLFTAHGTINIKNKKWEADFSPIDEMGITFVDTEYSKAYLRHLFAANEYLGKQIATIHNLGFYLWLVRTARERILAGDFQEWKTNMVQQMDKRL
- a CDS encoding transketolase, which gives rise to MPNAQELQDLVTQVRRDILRMVHKVNSGHPGGSLGCTEFFVALYNEIMELKDGFDMDGKDEDLFFLSNGHISPVFYSVLARRGYFPVEELNTFRLINSRLQGHPTTHEGLPGVRIASGSLGQGMSVAIGAALAKKLNGDNHLIYSLHGDGELQEGQNWEAIMYAAGNKVDNYIATIDLNGQQIDGSTDDVLPLGNVAEKFRVFGWDVLEIENGNDLKQVIEGLNEAKSRTGKGKPVCIIMTTMMGNGVDFMMHTHAWHGKAPNDEQLETALAQNPETVGDY
- a CDS encoding transketolase family protein is translated as MTKYTDQGKNDTRSGFGAGMTELGRTNPNVVALCADLVGSLKIQTFIDENPERFFQIGIAEANMMGIAAGLTIGGKIPFTGTFANFSTGRVYDQIRQSIAYSDKNVKICASHAGITLGEDGATHQILEDIGLMKMLPGMTVINPCDFNQTKAATLAIAEHDGPVYLRFGRPKVANFTPADQKFEIGKALMLNEGTDVTIIATGHLVWQSLLAAENLENQGISAEVINIHTIKPLDDKAILDSVKKTGCVVTAEEHNFLGGLGESVSRVLATHYPTPQEFVATQDTFGESGTPEQLMDKYGLNNKAIEAAVLKVLKRK
- a CDS encoding outer membrane beta-barrel protein, giving the protein MKKTFLVAVLTLMGSAVFAQSGSGFGIKAGLSYNKNGDLIGSVGDAGQNIVEGAEGKAGYHVGFWGKLDFPKIYLRPELVYSKTKSSYNVDGASNDYDISKIDLPVLLGYKLIGPLHVFAGPAFQYTLKNDLGDLEVEDVENDFSVGLNVGVGVNLGKIGVDVRYERGFSENEAEFIGNNITDISGRVDSRPSQVIFALSLKL
- a CDS encoding FKBP-type peptidyl-prolyl cis-trans isomerase codes for the protein MKYKVFVCLIMSVVIFSCKNDDDLEVIAIEASLLSEVSPEDDAEIIEFLQTHFYNYDEFAAPPAGFDYKIRIDTIAGDNTDKIALIDRDELKSASVNVSSDAFGLDDGEENVEHTYYYLEARVGGGGSPTYADSTLLRYRGTLLDGTLFDENQTFSWQELPFTIRGYAQGISNFHAGTEDQIVENGDGTISIANSGIGMFILPSGLAYFNSSPSTLISAYSILLFEVEIGAFIENTDNDNDGVPSILEDLNGDGNLNNDDTDEEDELNNFGFSVPNFQDGDDDGDGVSTNDEITDDDGNIILPYPDADGDGTPDYLDPDTN